The proteins below come from a single Dasypus novemcinctus isolate mDasNov1 chromosome 22, mDasNov1.1.hap2, whole genome shotgun sequence genomic window:
- the LOC101416525 gene encoding class I histocompatibility antigen, Gogo-B*0101 alpha chain-like: protein MEDLVQSLVPPDQGVPMRQTRGGVGASTGPGLALRVPPRLACGAGRPSGESPVPAVSFLLPTRVRPFCPDTRDAGQGGLPLRARFWGSQSPAPRPIQGPPRSARTQLPPDPGSSHGAGTLLLLLAGALALTPTRAGPHSLRYFETSVSRPERGDTHYLAVGCVDDTQFVWFDSDAAIPRMEPRAPWVQQEGPEYWERETRSAELGAHNDRVNLRTLRGYYNQSPAGSHTLQSMSGCEVGPDGRLLRGYFQHAYDGADYLALNEDLRSWTAADTAAQITRRKWEAAGNAEHWRAYLEGMCVEYLERYLESGKETLLRTDPPRAHVTRHPIPDRGVTLRCWALGFYPAEITLTWQRDGENQTQDMEFVETRPAGDGTFQKWAAVEVPSGQEERYTCHVLHEGLLEPLTLRWEPPSQSPILIVRNVTGLVLLGVFVVAGVLIWRRKSSGATGGSYAQAASSDSAQGGVVSLEASRA from the exons ATGGAGGATCTAGTTCagtctctggtacctcctgatCAAGGTGTGCCCATGAGACAAACCAg GGGAGGGGTCGGAGCTAGTACAGGACCCGGTCTCGCTCTCAGGGTCCCCCCGAGGCTGGCGTGTGGGGCGGGGAGGCCGAGCGGGGAGTCCCCGGTCCCCgcagtttcatttcttctcccAACCCGAGTCAGGCCCTTCTGCCCCGACACTCGTGACGCGGGCCAGGGCGGCCTCCCTCTGCGGGCCCGGTTCTGGGGAAGCCAATCGCCGGCCCCGCGGCCCATCCAGGGCCCGCCACGATCCGCCCGGACTCAGCTTCCTCCAGACCCGGGGTCCAGCCATGGCGCCGGGACCCTCCTCCTGCTGCTCGCGGGGGCCCTGGCCCTGACCCCGACCCGGGCGG GCCCCCACTCCCTCAGGTATTTCGAGACCTCCGTGTCCCGGCCCGAGCGCGGGGACACCCACTACCTCGCCGTGGGCTGCGTGGACGACACGCAGTTCGTGTGGTTCGACAGCGACGCGGCGATTCCGAGGATGGAGCCGCGGGCGCCGTGGGTGCAGCAGGAGGGGCCCGAGTACTGGGAGCGGGAGACGCGGAGCGCGGAGCTCGGCGCGCACAATGACCGGGTGAACCTGCGGACCCTCCGCGGCTACTACAACCAGAGCCCGGCCG ggtctCACACCCTCCAGAGCATGTCTGGCTGCGAAGTGGGCCCCGACGGGCGTCTCCTCCGCGGGTACTTTCAACACGCCTACGACGGCGCCGACTACCTCGCCCTCAACGAGGACCTGCGCTCCTGGACGGCGGCGGACACGGCGGCGCAGATCACCCGGCGCAAGTGGGAGGCGGCGGGGAATGCGGAGCACTGGAGAGCCTACCTGGAGGGCATGTGCGTGGAGTACCTGGAGAGATACCTGGAGAGCGGGAAGGAGACGCTGCTGCGCACAG ACCCCCCAAGGGCACACGTGACCCGCCACCCCATCCCTGACCGTGGGGTCACCCtgaggtgctgggccctgggcttctACCCCGCGGAGATCACGCTGACCTGGCAACGGGACGGGGAGAACCAGACCCAGGACATGGAGTTTGTGGAGACCAGGCCTGCGGGGGACGGAACCTTCCAGAAGTGGGCGGCTGTGGAGGTGCCTTCTGGGCAGGAAGAGAGATACACGTGCCACGTGCTGCATGAGGGGTTGCTCGAGCCCCTCACCCTGAGATGGG AGCCGCCTTCCCAGTCCCCCATCCTCATCGTGAGAAATGTGACTGGCCTGGTCCTCCTTGGAGTGTTCGTGGTGGCTGGAGTTCTGATCTGGAGGAGGAAGAGCTCAG GTGCAACAGGAGGGAGCTACGCTCAGGCTGCTT